The following are encoded in a window of Apteryx mantelli isolate bAptMan1 chromosome 17, bAptMan1.hap1, whole genome shotgun sequence genomic DNA:
- the MMP11 gene encoding stromelysin-3 — translation MARPPLPAAALLAAALLHCAPAAPARRHKPDVSRKHHTWKEQSPWLSSLVNAVGTGVPTKGFPVGAEEQATRWNPPRCGVPDLPVLPDGQNGRNRQKRFVLSGGRWDKTDLTYKIIRFPWQLVKAKVRRTIEEALKVWSDVTPLTFTEVQEGRADIVIDFTRYWHGDNLPFDGPGGILAHAFFPKTHREGDVHFDYDETWTIGNNLGTDLLQVAAHEFGHVLGLQHTAVSKSLMSPFYIFRYPLSLSEDDKQGIQYLYGKPKLDPDPTPTQPAEPPQPDLETNEITNVESVQPDVCNTDFDAVSTIRGELFFFKFRFVWRLRAGKLQAGYPALASRHWQGIPSSVDATFEDPLGNIWFFRDSQYWIYEGERRVAGPTPLAELGLPASPVQAALVWGAEKNKIYIFSGGNYWRFNPHTRQVDNIYPRTMADWRGVPQEIDAAFQDEFGFAYFLRGQDYWKFDPVQVKVLDGYPRQISQDFFSCTPSSNSFR, via the exons gatgTGTCTCGAAAACACCACACCTGGAAGGAGCAGAGTCCTTGGCTTTCTTCCTTGGTGAACGCTGTGGGGACTGGTGTACCCACCAAGGGCTTCCCCGTGGGTGCAGAGGAGCAGGCGACACGCTGGAACCCACCCCGGTGCGGTGTGCCGGATCTCCCCGTGCTGCCGGATGGCCAGAATGGGCGGAACCGGCAGAAGCGGTTCGTCCTCTCAGGGGGGCGCTGGGACAAGACCGATCTCACCTACAA AATTATCAGGTTCCCATGGCAACTCGTAAAAGCTAAAGTGAGACGGACCATCGAGGAAGCTTTGAAAGTGTGGAGCGATGTGACCCCGCTGACCTTCACTGAGGTGCAAGAGGGCCGGGCTGACATCGTCATCGACTTCACAAG GTACTGGCACGGAGATAACCTGCCTTTTGATGGGCCCGGAGGGATCCTGGCACATGCGTTCTTCCCCAAGACCCATCGGGAGGGAGATGTCCATTTTGACTATGATGAGACCTGGACTATTGGAAACAACCTGG GCACTGACCTCCTCCAAGTGGCTGCTCACGAGTTTGGCCATGTCCTAGGTCTGCAGCACACAGCTGTCTCCAAGTCGCTGATGTCTCCTTTCTACATTTTCCGCTACCCACTCAGCCTGAGTGAGGACGATAAACAAGGTATCCAGTACCTCTACGGGAAACCCAAACTTGATCCTGACCCAACCCCAACCCAGCCAGCAGAGCCACCCCAGCCAGACCTCGAAACAAATGAGATCACCAACGTGGAG TCTGTGCAGCCCGACGTCTGCAACACAGATTTTGATGCCGTGTCCACCATCCGGGGGGAGCTGTTCTTCTTCAAGTTCCGTTTTGTGTGGCGACTGCGAGCTGGGAAACTGCAGGCCGGCTATCCAGCTCTAGCCTCTCGTCACTGGCAGGGGATCCCAAGCTCCGTTGATGCCACCTTCGAGGACCCTCTGGGCAATATCTGGTTTTTCCGAG ACTCTCAGTACTGGATTTACGAAGGTGAAAGACGGGTTGCTGGCCCCACCCCTCTTGCGGAGCTAGGCCTCCCTGCTTCCCCTGTCCAGGCAGCTTTGGTGTGGGGGGCTGAGAAGAACAAGATCTACATCTTCAGCGGAGGCAACTACTGGCGCTTCAACCCTCATACCCGTCAGGTGGACAACATCTACCCTCGGACCATGGCCGACTGGCGCGGCGTCCCTCAGGAAATAGATGCTGCTTTTCAGGATGAGTTTG GTTTTGCCTATTTCCTGAGAGGCCAAGATTACTGGAAATTTGACCCAGTCCAGGTTAAAGTGCTGGACGGCTACCCACGCCAGATCAGCCAGGACTTCTTCAGCTGCACACCTTCCTCCAACTCCTTCAGATGA